The Merismopedia glauca CCAP 1448/3 genome includes a region encoding these proteins:
- a CDS encoding OmpA family protein, whose translation MVLFHNNSSEKHSVGHEANDRGEDESLQRLINVLLDLNSSYLDEETGEKEPETLEKSADEPDKSPLIPEKPGNTPQIFQQNLNSPSPTEPPKELKQPNQFDVLPPKSPVISESDDKYMWFWLNRLEEKISHLRLQIEESKAPTLKDRELLSALVPLVDEAIRQRSQSERSKMAAAIGQILPTAIAHEIEQSPTNIAKAIAPELALAIQEQIELDSVAISTVLGPQMGDAIKTQITVERDAMVDALYPVIGNTISKYMVELVKSINDKVESTLSPEGLLRKIRAKLQGVSEAELILQEALGYKIQAVLLIHKASGLVIRELQPSPDFSIEANMLAGMLTAIRSFVNECMAQPDLDSELHEIEYNASKILLEVAGYCYLAVIVKGEPSPAFIAKIRETLSEIVLKSEKAIANYDGDPTTIPKTIDLCFDSLIQAQPKLKRKPWVSRFPAGLFLIVLPLCFIWYRGYIAGQIEAKTAEALDGVPELSIYRIVSQVHQGKLTLTGRLPNEYLRQKAEAIAHQVAPNWTVTNQIVAVDVPAEPIRTAGEVERVTWIYNQKKGVAIATRHDFGSNSVNVTGVVTEIPDVEQLTAALKQIPGITTVISTVQIRPVLETRLYFDLNSSEIRSSENTSKLKLIRQFLDLNPGVHLKIIAHSDSTGESNHNQQLSLQRARSVQQTLIAEGVNPARLQIQASHTPPPDVTPQQPLWLSRSVRFEVFIPSTRPN comes from the coding sequence ATGGTGCTGTTTCACAATAATTCCTCAGAAAAACACTCTGTTGGGCATGAAGCTAACGATCGCGGAGAGGACGAATCTCTCCAACGATTGATTAATGTCCTATTAGATTTAAATAGCAGCTATTTGGACGAAGAAACGGGAGAGAAGGAGCCGGAAACGCTCGAAAAATCGGCTGATGAACCCGATAAATCCCCATTAATCCCTGAAAAACCTGGTAATACTCCCCAAATATTCCAGCAGAATTTAAACTCACCTTCCCCAACTGAACCGCCAAAAGAACTAAAACAGCCAAACCAATTCGACGTTTTACCTCCAAAATCGCCAGTAATTTCGGAGAGCGATGACAAATATATGTGGTTTTGGCTCAATCGATTGGAAGAGAAAATTAGCCACCTCCGACTTCAGATTGAGGAATCAAAAGCACCAACCCTAAAAGATCGAGAATTACTGTCAGCACTTGTACCGTTGGTAGATGAAGCAATTCGCCAACGCAGTCAGTCAGAGCGAAGTAAAATGGCTGCGGCGATTGGTCAGATTTTACCGACGGCGATCGCTCATGAAATTGAGCAATCGCCGACAAATATTGCTAAGGCGATCGCTCCAGAATTAGCTTTAGCCATTCAAGAGCAAATAGAGTTAGATTCTGTTGCCATATCCACGGTTTTGGGACCTCAAATGGGAGATGCCATTAAAACCCAGATTACGGTAGAAAGAGATGCGATGGTAGATGCTCTTTACCCAGTTATTGGCAATACCATCTCAAAATACATGGTAGAACTGGTTAAATCTATCAATGACAAGGTGGAATCTACCTTAAGTCCAGAGGGACTCTTGCGGAAAATTCGGGCTAAACTTCAGGGGGTTTCAGAAGCAGAACTCATCTTACAGGAAGCACTAGGTTACAAAATTCAGGCAGTTTTACTGATTCATAAAGCATCAGGTTTAGTAATTCGAGAACTTCAACCTTCCCCTGACTTTAGCATTGAGGCTAATATGCTGGCGGGAATGCTGACTGCTATTCGTAGCTTTGTCAATGAGTGTATGGCTCAGCCAGATCTCGATTCAGAGTTACACGAAATTGAATATAATGCCTCAAAAATACTGTTAGAGGTAGCTGGATATTGCTATCTTGCCGTTATTGTTAAAGGAGAACCTTCTCCCGCCTTTATTGCCAAAATCAGGGAAACTCTCAGTGAAATAGTTCTCAAATCGGAGAAGGCGATCGCTAACTATGATGGCGATCCTACCACTATCCCTAAAACCATTGACTTATGCTTTGACAGCTTAATTCAAGCTCAACCCAAACTCAAACGCAAGCCTTGGGTGTCTAGATTTCCCGCAGGTTTATTTTTGATCGTACTTCCCCTATGTTTTATTTGGTATCGAGGCTATATAGCTGGTCAAATTGAAGCGAAAACTGCTGAGGCTTTAGATGGGGTTCCCGAATTATCAATTTACCGGATCGTGTCGCAGGTACATCAGGGCAAATTAACTTTAACGGGACGGTTACCCAATGAATATCTGCGTCAAAAGGCGGAAGCCATAGCACATCAAGTTGCTCCCAATTGGACAGTGACAAATCAAATTGTAGCGGTAGATGTACCAGCCGAACCGATTAGAACTGCTGGAGAAGTAGAGCGCGTCACCTGGATTTATAACCAGAAAAAAGGGGTGGCGATCGCTACCCGCCATGATTTTGGCTCTAATAGTGTCAACGTTACGGGTGTAGTTACAGAAATTCCAGATGTAGAACAACTCACCGCAGCCTTGAAGCAAATTCCAGGTATTACCACTGTCATTAGCACTGTCCAAATCCGTCCGGTGCTAGAAACCAGGCTTTATTTTGACCTCAATTCCAGCGAGATTCGCTCTTCAGAAAATACCAGTAAACTGAAGTTAATTCGTCAATTTCTGGATCTAAACCCTGGAGTTCATCTAAAAATTATTGCCCACAGCGATTCTACCGGAGAAAGCAATCATAATCAGCAACTCAGCTTACAACGTGCCCGCAGCGTTCAACAAACCTTGATTGCTGAAGGTGTAAATCCAGCTAGGTTGCAGATTCAAGCTAGCCACACACCGCCGCCAGACGTAACTCCACAACAACCTTTGTGGCTTAGTCGCAGCGTTCGTTTTGAAGTATTTATCCCCTCAACAAGACCAAATTAA